The nucleotide sequence GGAAAGGCATGGACGTTGTACGTAGACCCTGAGCTTGGACCGATCGATCGGTGTAAAACCTACCCCGCATTGGATTCGAGCTTTGATAGCTACAAGAAGGACGAGGTGGGCCAGCCAGAAACTATCGGTCCTCCTCGTTGCTTGCCGGCCAAAACTCCAAGAAAAGCCGTGCCCATCGGATAAACCCCCAGTCCTTCCTTCTTGGCACGTGTCAACGTCGTGCGAGCCGTTTCGCCCACTCCAAATGCGAAGATGCCTCAGAATATTCCCTTCCAGACGACGACCAAGGGATAAACAGCTCCCCCTCCCGAATTTTCTTAGACAATTATCGCACTCTAAATCCTCCAAAATCTTGTCTTTAGTACTTTCAGCAGGCTAGGGTTCTTGTGATCGATGGAAGAAGAATTGTTAGTCCAAGTTTTCAAAGTGCAGGGAAGAGACAAGCTTGGCAGGAAACTTCTCCGCATCGTCGGCAAGCTTTTCCCAGGTTTTCTTCCTTCTACTTAACCAAATTATTTGGATCATTTCGACCTTGGATTTTTAGTTCTGTTTCATAATTTCTTGCAGCCAAGATAGGAGAGCAGGCAGTGAAGAGGTACCTGGAGGGGAGGATATTTCCAGAGTTGGGCAGTAAACCCTTCTGTGTCGTCTATTTCCACACCGACGTCCGGCGATCGGAGAACTTCCCCGGCATCTCCACCATCCGGTTTATATACGAGGCTATCCCCGCCGCTATCCGGGATAACCTCGAGGCCGTCTATTTCGTCCACCCCGGCCTTCGCTCCCGACTCTTCCTCGCCGCCTTCGGCCGGTTCCTCTTC is from Phoenix dactylifera cultivar Barhee BC4 chromosome 18, palm_55x_up_171113_PBpolish2nd_filt_p, whole genome shotgun sequence and encodes:
- the LOC103722944 gene encoding protein GDAP2 homolog; amino-acid sequence: MEEELLVQVFKVQGRDKLGRKLLRIVGKLFPAKIGEQAVKRYLEGRIFPELGSKPFCVVYFHTDVRRSENFPGISTIRFIYEAIPAAIRDNLEAVYFVHPGLRSRLFLAAFGRFLFSSELYGKVRYVSRVEYLWKRMRREEMEVPAFVQEHDVELEDRPLMDYGLERGRHCGSLYDAPAMDVSARSMYSLRCIS